A genomic window from Acinetobacter chinensis includes:
- a CDS encoding helix-turn-helix domain-containing protein: MTHQTQILRHLKQGKSITQAEAINLFNCYRLSAVINRLRNLGHEIVTHQEPNHNSNGNHARYKYREFKA, translated from the coding sequence ATGACCCATCAGACCCAAATCCTAAGACATCTAAAACAAGGAAAATCCATCACTCAAGCTGAAGCAATCAACCTGTTTAACTGTTATCGCCTGAGTGCGGTAATCAATCGCCTGCGCAATTTAGGGCATGAAATTGTGACGCATCAGGAACCCAACCATAACAGCAATGGTAATCATGCTCGTTATAAATATCGGGAGTTCAAAGCATGA
- a CDS encoding IS3-like element ISAba14 family transposase (programmed frameshift) → MARRPRRNHSNDFKAKVALAAIKAEKTLAELSAEFDVHQNQIIDWKNQLISASSQAFDQSKAPTEPPIDLKKLHAKIGEQALEIGFFRRCVEETGPLQPQKLIDDSLQISVSKQAKLLKVSRGCYYYRPKPVSASDLKLMRCIDELHMQYPFAGSRMMRDLLNRQGHHIGRRHTRTLMKKMGIQALYCKPNLSQANQAHRKYPYLLKGLAIQRSNQVWSTDITYIPMAKGFVYLCAVIDWHSRKVLAHRVSISMEVDFCISALNEAIEKYGRPEIFNTDQGSQFTSDAFIDVLKSNGIQISMDGKGRWVDNVMVERLWRSVKYEEVYLKAYSSVTDAKKQLSAYFEFYNLKRPHSSLDKMTPNEFYYDQLPQQNKVA, encoded by the exons ATGGCACGTAGACCAAGAAGAAATCATTCAAATGATTTTAAAGCTAAGGTAGCACTTGCTGCGATTAAAGCAGAAAAAACACTTGCTGAATTGAGTGCTGAGTTTGATGTTCATCAAAACCAAATTATTGACTGGAAAAATCAATTGATCTCAGCTTCCTCGCAAGCTTTCGATCAATCAAAAGCTCCAACAGAACCACCCATCGATCTAAAAAAACTACATGCAAAAATCGGTGAGCAGGCATTAGAAATTG GATTTTTTAGAAGGTGTGTTGAAGAAACTGGGCCGCTTCAACCACAAAAGTTAATCGACGACTCACTTCAGATTTCAGTATCTAAGCAAGCTAAGCTGCTGAAAGTCTCCCGTGGTTGTTATTACTATCGCCCAAAACCTGTGAGTGCATCAGATCTGAAGCTGATGCGATGTATTGATGAATTACATATGCAATATCCTTTTGCAGGCAGTCGTATGATGCGTGATTTGTTGAATCGTCAAGGACATCATATAGGACGACGTCATACACGTACTTTAATGAAGAAAATGGGTATTCAGGCGTTATATTGCAAACCAAATTTAAGCCAGGCTAATCAAGCTCACCGTAAATATCCATATCTGCTCAAAGGGTTGGCTATTCAGCGCAGTAATCAAGTGTGGTCTACGGATATAACGTATATCCCTATGGCAAAAGGCTTTGTTTATTTATGTGCTGTGATTGATTGGCATAGCCGCAAGGTACTTGCGCATAGGGTATCGATTAGTATGGAGGTGGATTTTTGTATTTCGGCTTTAAATGAAGCGATTGAAAAATATGGTCGACCTGAAATATTTAATACAGACCAAGGCAGCCAGTTTACCAGTGATGCATTTATTGATGTATTGAAATCAAATGGCATTCAAATCAGTATGGATGGTAAAGGTCGATGGGTAGATAATGTGATGGTTGAACGATTATGGCGGAGCGTTAAATATGAAGAGGTGTATCTCAAAGCTTATAGCAGTGTCACAGATGCGAAAAAGCAATTAAGTGCATATTTTGAGTTTTATAATTTGAAACGACCTCATTCGAGTCTAGACAAAATGACACCAAATGAGTTTTACTATGATCAGCTACCCCAACAAAACAAGGTGGCTTAA
- the prpF gene encoding 2-methylaconitate cis-trans isomerase PrpF: MSFAPQIKIPATYMRGGTSKGVFFKLDDLPVLAQQPGQVRDQLLLRVIGSPDPYAKQIDGMGGATSSTSKTVILSKSEQADHDVDYLFGQVSIDRPFVDWSGNCGNLTAAVGSFAISNGLVDASRIPENGICTVRIWQKNIQKTIIAHVPVSNGQVQETGDFELDGVTFPAAEVQIEFLDPADDGEDGGAMFPTGNVVDTLEVPGIGEFQVTLINAGIPTVFLNAEDIGYTGAELQEDINSDNEALKKFETIRAYGALKMGLIKDVAEAATRQHTPKVAFVAQPKSYKASSGKQVSDTDVDLLVRALSMGKLHHAMMGTAAVAIGTAAAVPGTLVNLAAGGGEREAVRFGHPSGTLRVGAQAVMENGQWAVKKAIMSRSARVLMEGWVRIPGDALK, translated from the coding sequence ATGAGTTTTGCTCCACAGATAAAAATTCCAGCGACTTATATGCGTGGTGGTACGAGTAAGGGTGTGTTCTTTAAACTGGATGATCTGCCTGTGCTTGCGCAGCAGCCTGGTCAGGTGCGCGATCAGCTTTTATTGCGTGTGATCGGCAGTCCTGATCCTTATGCTAAGCAGATTGATGGAATGGGTGGGGCGACATCAAGTACAAGTAAAACGGTGATTCTGTCTAAAAGTGAACAGGCAGATCATGATGTGGATTATCTGTTTGGGCAGGTCTCAATAGACCGTCCATTTGTGGACTGGAGTGGAAACTGCGGCAACCTGACAGCTGCGGTGGGTTCGTTTGCCATCAGTAATGGTCTGGTGGATGCATCCCGCATTCCTGAAAATGGAATCTGCACGGTTCGGATTTGGCAGAAAAATATCCAGAAAACCATTATCGCTCATGTGCCTGTCAGTAATGGTCAGGTTCAGGAAACCGGTGATTTTGAACTGGATGGTGTGACTTTTCCTGCGGCAGAAGTGCAGATTGAGTTTCTTGATCCTGCGGACGATGGCGAAGATGGTGGTGCAATGTTCCCGACAGGAAATGTTGTGGATACACTGGAAGTTCCAGGGATTGGCGAGTTTCAGGTCACGCTGATCAATGCAGGTATTCCTACGGTTTTCCTGAACGCAGAAGATATTGGTTATACAGGTGCTGAACTTCAGGAAGACATTAACAGTGATAATGAAGCACTGAAAAAATTTGAGACTATTCGCGCTTATGGTGCTCTGAAAATGGGTCTGATTAAAGATGTTGCGGAAGCAGCTACCCGTCAGCATACGCCAAAAGTTGCATTTGTTGCTCAGCCTAAAAGCTATAAAGCATCAAGTGGTAAGCAGGTCAGTGACACTGATGTGGATCTTCTGGTCCGTGCATTATCTATGGGTAAGCTGCACCATGCCATGATGGGGACAGCAGCTGTGGCGATTGGTACAGCAGCAGCCGTTCCAGGCACACTGGTCAATCTGGCAGCGGGTGGTGGTGAGCGTGAGGCAGTGCGTTTTGGTCATCCATCAGGGACTTTGCGTGTTGGTGCGCAGGCTGTTATGGAAAATGGTCAGTGGGCTGTGAAAAAAGCCATTATGAGCCGAAGTGCAAGAGTGTTGATGGAAGGCTGGGTCAGAATACCTGGTGATGCCTTAAAATAA
- a CDS encoding DUF3987 domain-containing protein, with amino-acid sequence MNITTSIKPNEIIAQCTVLSPSDNEYINHPVIQRFGSPEQPIYVDQCTVNISGTTYEQPLILPVVNGQLKQIQCAVLQDGQRVQIMPNGLAKGFAYYGQLKKVEPVIITYSLEAFFKITQTGYAVALVLLPSLCNSRQTELKPFDFEQIQFVINQLSESDHKRLYMPVRPEHIQLEAFQMLEQNTAVQLLNQHIVIDEQGIKNEFLIELYKDDDAENVSIFLDESIRLLSPSDQWGELLPLAQPETHLNTPYPIHALPPLAREAVMAIAEYVQAPVAMSAQCVIGAMSHIAQAHVNAPHPFNAQGEPCSLYLLTEGQSGSRKSTSRNMADKAIIQHERKQYEQYRRDLEQWKSGQASLNKKDREAYCAENPPPHDPSTLYSDITLESIAGLYVDGVLNNASIASDEAGQFFGGYTMKGDTRTQAIGGYAKLFDDGFVERTRSKSNLNGSGRAYDVRLTFNLQGQHEVLADALRDPVLRGQGFLPRFILTIPENLAGTRLQDAIYRSKNASHDHRLIAYWTRCEYLLDDCPRPQGGQELNNGRYVIPMNDEARDIDASFYNMFEELQGKGKRYEYLQAFASRASQLARRLATVFAYFQGLQWIDASTLKGACEVVKHSLNEWAMYADIEVKAESDAEKLIKWFAKYCSNKNIERMTYSSFMNSCPRPMRGSKQKLEPVLDELIDCHYLRVEEISKVRYVLINPILLVGVA; translated from the coding sequence ATGAATATCACCACCTCCATCAAACCCAATGAAATCATAGCTCAATGTACTGTTCTAAGTCCATCAGATAACGAATATATCAATCATCCGGTTATTCAGCGTTTTGGCAGTCCTGAACAGCCGATTTATGTCGATCAGTGTACTGTGAACATAAGTGGCACCACCTATGAACAGCCTTTGATTTTACCTGTCGTAAATGGTCAGCTGAAGCAGATCCAGTGCGCCGTATTACAGGATGGCCAGCGTGTGCAGATCATGCCTAACGGACTGGCAAAGGGTTTTGCTTACTATGGTCAGTTGAAAAAAGTTGAGCCTGTCATCATCACCTACAGCCTGGAGGCATTCTTTAAGATTACCCAGACAGGTTACGCCGTGGCTTTGGTATTGTTACCCTCCCTATGCAACAGCAGACAGACAGAGCTGAAACCTTTTGATTTCGAGCAGATCCAGTTTGTGATTAACCAACTGTCAGAGAGTGACCATAAGCGACTTTATATGCCGGTACGTCCTGAGCATATTCAGCTTGAGGCATTTCAGATGCTGGAGCAGAACACGGCGGTTCAGTTGCTGAATCAGCATATCGTGATTGATGAGCAGGGAATTAAAAACGAATTCCTTATTGAGCTTTATAAGGATGATGATGCAGAGAATGTATCCATATTTCTTGATGAATCTATCAGGCTCTTATCACCCTCTGATCAATGGGGTGAATTACTGCCACTGGCACAGCCTGAAACCCATCTGAATACCCCCTATCCTATTCATGCTTTACCACCACTGGCAAGGGAGGCAGTCATGGCGATTGCTGAGTATGTACAGGCTCCTGTTGCTATGTCTGCTCAGTGCGTCATTGGTGCTATGTCCCATATTGCCCAGGCTCATGTAAATGCACCGCATCCGTTCAATGCTCAGGGTGAGCCCTGCAGTCTGTATTTACTCACAGAGGGGCAAAGTGGAAGCCGTAAAAGTACGAGCCGGAATATGGCAGACAAAGCCATTATTCAGCATGAGCGTAAACAGTATGAACAGTACCGCCGTGACCTTGAACAATGGAAAAGTGGTCAGGCATCATTGAATAAAAAGGATCGTGAAGCCTATTGTGCTGAAAACCCACCACCGCATGACCCCAGTACGCTTTACAGTGATATTACTCTTGAATCTATTGCTGGGCTTTATGTGGATGGTGTACTCAATAACGCTTCCATTGCCAGTGATGAAGCAGGACAGTTCTTTGGTGGGTACACTATGAAAGGTGATACACGTACTCAGGCTATCGGAGGTTATGCCAAACTGTTTGATGATGGTTTTGTGGAACGTACCCGGTCTAAATCCAATTTAAATGGTAGTGGCCGTGCTTATGACGTTCGTCTGACATTCAACCTGCAGGGACAACATGAAGTTTTAGCCGATGCACTCAGAGACCCTGTATTAAGAGGACAGGGATTTTTACCCAGGTTTATTCTGACTATCCCTGAGAACTTAGCCGGCACACGTCTGCAGGATGCCATTTACCGATCTAAGAATGCCAGTCATGACCATAGGCTTATCGCTTACTGGACACGGTGCGAATATTTATTAGATGACTGCCCTAGACCGCAAGGAGGGCAAGAACTCAATAATGGTCGCTATGTCATTCCTATGAATGATGAAGCAAGGGATATAGATGCATCGTTTTACAATATGTTTGAGGAGTTACAGGGTAAAGGTAAACGCTATGAATACCTGCAGGCATTTGCCAGTCGTGCCAGTCAGTTAGCACGGCGTCTGGCAACCGTATTCGCTTATTTTCAGGGTTTACAGTGGATTGACGCCAGTACCTTAAAGGGAGCGTGTGAAGTTGTTAAGCACTCCCTGAATGAATGGGCTATGTATGCAGATATTGAGGTTAAAGCCGAAAGTGACGCAGAGAAGTTGATTAAGTGGTTCGCTAAATATTGTTCTAACAAAAATATAGAACGAATGACTTATTCAAGTTTTATGAATAGCTGTCCTCGTCCAATGAGAGGTAGCAAACAAAAACTAGAGCCTGTATTGGATGAACTTATTGATTGTCATTACCTGAGAGTGGAGGAAATCTCTAAGGTTCGATATGTTTTAATCAACCCTATTTTATTGGTAGGAGTGGCTTAA
- a CDS encoding Panacea domain-containing protein: MAHTALQVADEFTRLGNQDGKYFTQMQLLKLVYIAHGWMLAVFNEPLIYDEVQAWKFGPVIPNLYQELKIYGSAPIMNSILQFPTQFNDRENQIIHFTYASYGDFSAYQLSDITHAPDTPWSETYGKGAGWAELIPNNVIQNHYQSLYHKYFS; encoded by the coding sequence ATGGCTCATACTGCACTTCAAGTTGCTGATGAGTTTACAAGACTTGGTAATCAAGATGGTAAATATTTTACTCAGATGCAACTATTAAAATTGGTTTATATTGCACATGGTTGGATGCTTGCCGTTTTTAATGAACCATTGATTTATGATGAAGTTCAAGCGTGGAAGTTTGGACCAGTCATACCAAATCTTTATCAAGAATTAAAGATTTATGGCTCAGCCCCAATCATGAACTCTATCCTCCAATTCCCTACTCAATTTAATGATAGAGAGAATCAAATCATTCATTTTACTTATGCAAGTTATGGTGATTTTAGTGCATATCAACTTTCTGACATCACTCATGCTCCAGATACACCATGGTCAGAAACATATGGAAAAGGAGCTGGGTGGGCTGAGTTGATTCCAAATAATGTTATCCAAAACCATTACCAAAGCTTATACCATAAGTACTTTAGCTAG
- a CDS encoding amino acid permease, with protein MNNEPSSLQRGLKNRHIQLIAMGGAIGTGLFLGSAHVIQQAGPSIILGYAIGGLIVFLIMRQLGEMIVHEPVAGSFSHFANKYWGKFPGFLTGWNYWMLYILVAMTELTAVGKYINYWWPEIPNWVSVLFFFIVITLINIANVKFYGESEFWLSIVKVTAIISMIVFGVYLIMTADAASGIAFSNLWTHGGFFPNGFDGLFYMLAFLMFGFGGIELVGMAAAEAKDPGKTIPKAINQVVPRILIFYVGSMIILLSLVPWNQLNFGGLDKSPFVMVFSMIGIAWAAHLVNFIILTAALSVYNSGMYANSRMLYGLAMQGNAPKIFTRTNKHGVPIPAVLMSAFLILGCVPLNYYLPEDALSHLMYIVVGALVLNWLMITLTHLKFKRALRLTGQTSKYPALWAPVSNFLVIIFIGIVLYIMWDQGFKESVLMIPVWITFMLVLFDILNPNEIKPEDK; from the coding sequence TTGAACAACGAGCCTTCTTCACTTCAGCGTGGGCTGAAAAACCGGCACATCCAGCTCATTGCAATGGGTGGTGCGATTGGTACGGGTTTATTTCTGGGGTCTGCACATGTTATTCAACAGGCAGGACCTTCGATCATTCTGGGCTATGCCATTGGCGGCTTAATTGTTTTTCTGATCATGCGTCAGCTGGGCGAAATGATTGTGCATGAACCTGTCGCAGGTTCTTTCAGCCATTTTGCCAACAAATACTGGGGGAAATTTCCAGGATTTCTGACTGGCTGGAACTACTGGATGCTGTATATCCTGGTTGCCATGACTGAACTGACTGCTGTCGGAAAATACATCAATTACTGGTGGCCTGAAATTCCAAACTGGGTCTCAGTGCTGTTCTTCTTTATTGTCATTACCCTGATTAACATTGCCAACGTCAAATTTTATGGTGAATCTGAATTCTGGCTTTCGATTGTTAAAGTGACCGCTATTATTTCCATGATTGTCTTTGGTGTTTATTTGATTATGACTGCTGATGCAGCCTCAGGTATCGCCTTCTCCAACCTGTGGACACATGGTGGCTTCTTTCCAAATGGTTTTGATGGTCTGTTCTATATGCTTGCCTTCCTGATGTTTGGATTTGGCGGTATTGAACTGGTCGGTATGGCAGCTGCGGAAGCTAAAGATCCAGGAAAAACCATTCCAAAAGCAATCAATCAGGTTGTACCCCGTATTTTAATTTTTTACGTGGGTTCAATGATTATCCTGCTTTCACTGGTTCCATGGAATCAGCTGAACTTTGGCGGACTGGACAAAAGCCCATTCGTGATGGTCTTCAGCATGATCGGGATTGCCTGGGCTGCACACCTTGTGAACTTTATTATCCTGACTGCAGCACTTTCTGTTTATAATAGTGGCATGTATGCCAACAGCCGTATGTTGTACGGTCTGGCGATGCAAGGCAATGCTCCGAAAATCTTTACTAGAACCAACAAACACGGTGTACCGATCCCTGCTGTACTGATGTCTGCATTTCTGATCCTGGGCTGTGTACCTCTGAACTACTACCTACCAGAAGATGCACTGAGCCATCTGATGTATATCGTAGTTGGAGCACTGGTTCTGAACTGGTTAATGATTACGCTGACGCATCTTAAATTTAAACGTGCGCTGAGACTGACCGGTCAAACCAGTAAATATCCGGCTTTATGGGCTCCAGTCAGTAACTTCCTTGTGATTATTTTCATTGGTATTGTGCTGTACATCATGTGGGATCAAGGCTTTAAAGAATCCGTCCTGATGATTCCAGTATGGATCACTTTCATGCTGGTGCTGTTTGATATTCTCAATCCAAATGAGATAAAACCAGAAGATAAATAA
- a CDS encoding tyrosine-type recombinase/integrase: protein MAKLVKPLTDPQCASAKPKEKDYSMFDGDGLILLIRTSGTKTWRYRYKNSLGTQIITIGTYPAIKLAKAREYRAKYQTMIANELDPKEQIAIEQSKQDNKYHFEPIARAWHVAYKASGKWSEETADRALKNLIQYVFPVIGTRSIDSIKPKDLNLVLSQIEDMGFLEVVKKTRQRFVSIFAYAISKGLIELNPASSLKDAITVTRKTKHHPKLHPTRLTEFLQKIDADKGYPITKLCLIFTLHTFTRSSEVRFARWSEFDLEKGQWLIPPERQSIKGSKYAHRGAKMKTEHLIILSPQVLTILKEIQTYSGMYENVFPKHGDPYGFISESTINNTLRRMGYDTNEDVCLHGFRGMACGALVESMLFTEEAVEKQMSHQERDQVRLAYTHHVEFLDERKKMMYWWSDYLDKNRDGYISAYEYAQQIKLIEQDNLIQFKKV, encoded by the coding sequence ATGGCAAAATTGGTGAAACCCCTTACAGATCCTCAATGTGCATCTGCAAAACCAAAAGAAAAAGATTACTCCATGTTTGATGGTGATGGTCTAATTTTGCTTATTCGTACATCAGGCACCAAAACCTGGCGATATAGATACAAAAACTCATTGGGTACTCAAATTATTACTATAGGTACTTATCCTGCTATCAAATTAGCAAAGGCAAGAGAGTACCGGGCAAAATATCAAACCATGATTGCCAATGAATTAGATCCAAAAGAACAAATAGCCATAGAGCAATCCAAACAGGATAATAAATACCACTTTGAACCCATTGCCCGAGCCTGGCATGTCGCATATAAGGCGAGTGGTAAATGGAGTGAAGAAACTGCAGACAGAGCTTTGAAAAACCTTATTCAGTATGTATTCCCTGTAATTGGAACTCGCTCAATCGACAGCATCAAACCCAAAGACCTGAATCTTGTATTAAGTCAGATAGAAGATATGGGCTTTCTTGAAGTGGTTAAAAAAACCAGACAGCGTTTTGTCAGTATCTTTGCTTATGCCATTTCAAAGGGACTGATTGAGCTTAACCCAGCATCAAGTCTTAAGGATGCTATTACAGTCACCCGTAAAACGAAACATCATCCTAAGTTACACCCCACCCGGCTGACTGAATTTCTACAGAAAATTGATGCTGATAAAGGCTACCCAATTACCAAGTTATGTTTGATTTTTACCCTGCATACTTTTACCCGATCCAGTGAGGTGCGCTTTGCTCGCTGGTCAGAGTTTGATTTAGAAAAGGGACAATGGCTCATACCACCTGAACGCCAAAGCATAAAAGGCAGTAAATACGCTCACCGTGGGGCGAAGATGAAGACTGAGCATTTAATTATCCTCTCCCCTCAGGTGCTGACCATCTTAAAAGAGATTCAGACTTACAGTGGCATGTATGAGAATGTATTTCCTAAACACGGCGACCCCTACGGCTTTATCAGTGAATCCACCATTAACAACACATTAAGGCGTATGGGCTATGACACCAATGAAGATGTATGCCTGCATGGTTTTAGGGGTATGGCATGTGGCGCACTTGTGGAAAGCATGTTATTCACCGAGGAAGCTGTTGAGAAACAAATGAGCCACCAGGAGCGTGACCAGGTCCGCTTAGCATATACCCATCATGTTGAATTTTTGGATGAGCGTAAAAAGATGATGTACTGGTGGAGTGACTACCTGGACAAAAACAGGGATGGATATATCAGTGCTTATGAATATGCTCAGCAAATAAAACTGATTGAACAAGACAATCTAATTCAATTTAAGAAAGTATAA
- a CDS encoding helix-turn-helix transcriptional regulator, translated as MQPIRVTYNQACELLSIKRNALRELTLNDPTFPKPYKAGSTRQAPVYFDYAQLIEWHNTQMQSLAVLEA; from the coding sequence ATGCAACCTATCCGAGTTACTTATAATCAGGCATGTGAGTTATTGAGCATAAAGCGCAATGCCTTACGTGAACTGACACTGAATGACCCAACGTTTCCAAAGCCATATAAAGCCGGCTCCACACGCCAAGCCCCTGTCTATTTCGACTATGCCCAGCTGATTGAATGGCATAATACTCAAATGCAAAGCCTTGCAGTATTGGAGGCTTAA